A stretch of Aureispira sp. CCB-E DNA encodes these proteins:
- a CDS encoding AtpZ/AtpI family protein, which yields MATQMGVTIGLFIFVGLKLDAWLETKVLFVLIGSLLGVGLSLYYFIKQAISDNES from the coding sequence ATGGCTACTCAAATGGGAGTAACCATTGGTTTGTTTATTTTTGTAGGATTAAAACTAGATGCTTGGTTGGAAACCAAAGTGCTTTTTGTGCTAATAGGTTCTCTTTTAGGGGTTGGACTATCTCTATATTATTTTATCAAACAAGCAATTTCAGATAATGAATCGTAG
- a CDS encoding acetyl-CoA carboxylase biotin carboxyl carrier protein subunit translates to MYESNVNENYKSMIDPNSLNWDLLEIKDGRFHILQDNQSFDATVLEADYETKTFRIKINRNVYNVTLKDKFDLLVEKLGFSNMTAQKVNHIKAPMPGLVLDVLVQVGDTVAKGDSVLILEAMKMENIIKADGNAVVKSIEIGKGTPVEKNQILVEFE, encoded by the coding sequence ATGTACGAATCTAATGTTAATGAGAATTATAAATCAATGATAGATCCCAATAGTTTAAACTGGGATTTATTGGAAATAAAAGATGGGAGATTTCATATCTTACAAGACAACCAGTCTTTTGATGCGACGGTCTTGGAGGCGGATTATGAAACAAAAACATTTCGGATTAAAATTAATAGAAATGTTTATAATGTAACACTGAAAGATAAATTTGATCTCTTGGTAGAAAAATTAGGGTTCTCCAATATGACAGCTCAAAAAGTAAACCACATCAAAGCTCCAATGCCTGGGTTGGTTTTGGATGTTTTGGTACAGGTAGGAGATACGGTGGCTAAAGGAGATTCTGTCCTTATATTGGAGGCTATGAAAATGGAGAATATTATAAAAGCAGATGGCAATGCTGTGGTCAAAAGCATTGAAATTGGAAAAGGAACACCTGTGGAAAAAAATCAAATTTTAGTAGAATTTGAGTAA
- the infC gene encoding translation initiation factor IF-3, with protein MAKKFNRRNTYNKGNQPSHRINGFIKVPEVRLVGNNFKEISKVAGKDLEPGVYPTSKALEYATKLEMDLVEISPKASPPVCKIIEYKKFLYEKKKKEKELKSKQVKVVVKEIRFGPNTDDHDFEFKLKHAKKFLEQGAKVKAYVQFKGRTIVFKDRGRDLLKRFLKELEGIGFPDYPPKMEDRRMHCTLAPKKMGKSK; from the coding sequence TTGGCTAAAAAATTTAATAGAAGAAACACCTATAACAAGGGGAATCAACCGAGTCATCGCATTAATGGATTTATCAAAGTACCTGAAGTGCGCTTGGTTGGAAATAATTTTAAAGAAATCAGCAAAGTAGCAGGAAAAGACTTAGAACCAGGTGTCTATCCAACTTCAAAAGCACTGGAATACGCTACTAAATTGGAAATGGATTTGGTCGAAATCTCTCCAAAAGCTTCTCCTCCTGTTTGTAAGATTATTGAATACAAGAAATTCTTGTATGAAAAGAAGAAAAAAGAAAAAGAGCTTAAATCTAAACAGGTAAAAGTAGTCGTTAAAGAAATTCGCTTTGGTCCGAACACAGATGACCACGATTTTGAATTTAAATTGAAGCATGCTAAAAAATTCTTAGAGCAAGGTGCTAAGGTGAAAGCTTATGTTCAATTTAAAGGACGTACTATTGTGTTTAAAGATAGAGGAAGAGATCTTTTGAAAAGATTTTTGAAGGAACTAGAAGGTATTGGCTTCCCTGATTATCCACCTAAAATGGAAGATAGAAGAATGCATTGTACCTTGGCCCCTAAGAAGATGGGTAAGTCTAAATAA
- the bamA gene encoding outer membrane protein assembly factor BamA: protein MIQRLFSVVCAVLLLSNQSTWAQATEEKLDSLEPAPLIDYSEPQTYEIGGIEVVGANYTDANGIIALSGLTVGKTIRIPSDQISKAIRKLWKQGLFVDVNINIQKKIGDIVFLEIKVKEYPRFARHGYKGIPKGQHDDANAATKRYLQKGRAATPAMKLHAVQALKEIYIEKGFLDVEIEVIEEEDKILKNSVRWVFNIKKGKRVRIANINFHGVEKMKKGKLYRSMKETKRNNIWAIFKPSKFIQKEYEQDKKNIIAAYNNLGHRDAVITKDSVYLVQKGKRKVMNIDIHIDEGATYVFGDIVFRGNTTYSDRILDNILGIKKGDVYNEELIQTRLKFDRNGRDISTLYMDNGYLFFDATPIEKGVREDSVDLEIRISEGPIAIIANVIIKGNDRTHEHVIRRELRTLPGNKFSRSDIIRSQRELTALNYFNPENIQINTPVNPQRGTVDIEYIVEERPSDQLELSAGWGGVGRGVIGTLGVTFNNFSLRNLLKPEAWNPLPQGDGQRLSLRVQTNGRFYQSYNFSFTEPWLGGKKPNAFTISAYHTNFNNGFSQESSAFQRLQITGASIGLGTRLRFPDDFFVYQISLNYQNMDLLRRYDFEIPTGSFHNLSLSQTISRNSIDNPIFPQKGSNISLTLKLTIPYSLFDNKSASDYALMDPAKKFELLEYHKWDFLAEWYGKIVKNFVVKVGVKMGFLGFYNPNVGLSPFERYELGGDGISNFQGLQGKDIISLRGYRDPVTDVSAANAQGAAIYNKITMELRYLISPNPSATIWVLAFAEAGNAWSKFEDYNPFQLKRSVGAGVRVFLPMFGTLGFDYGIGFDKPHLNGSTKVTDYGAFNIVLGFEPK, encoded by the coding sequence ATGATTCAGAGGTTATTTAGTGTAGTATGCGCTGTGTTGTTGTTATCGAACCAAAGTACTTGGGCACAAGCGACAGAAGAAAAATTAGATTCGTTAGAACCTGCACCATTGATTGATTATAGCGAACCACAAACTTATGAGATTGGTGGGATAGAGGTTGTAGGAGCAAATTATACAGATGCCAATGGAATCATTGCTTTATCTGGATTAACAGTAGGCAAAACAATTCGTATTCCTAGTGATCAGATTTCTAAAGCGATCCGAAAACTATGGAAACAAGGACTGTTTGTAGATGTTAATATTAACATTCAAAAGAAAATTGGAGATATTGTATTCTTAGAAATCAAAGTAAAAGAATATCCACGTTTTGCTCGTCATGGATACAAAGGTATTCCGAAAGGTCAGCATGATGATGCTAATGCAGCTACAAAGCGTTATCTTCAAAAAGGTCGTGCGGCAACTCCTGCTATGAAACTGCACGCTGTACAAGCCTTAAAAGAAATCTATATCGAAAAAGGATTTTTAGACGTAGAAATAGAAGTGATTGAAGAAGAAGATAAAATTCTTAAAAATTCGGTTCGTTGGGTTTTCAATATCAAGAAAGGAAAGCGTGTTCGTATTGCCAATATCAATTTTCATGGTGTTGAAAAGATGAAAAAGGGAAAGCTTTATCGCTCTATGAAAGAAACCAAACGCAATAATATTTGGGCTATCTTCAAACCTTCTAAGTTTATTCAAAAAGAATACGAACAAGACAAAAAAAATATTATTGCTGCTTATAATAACCTAGGACATAGAGATGCTGTTATCACAAAAGATTCTGTTTATCTAGTTCAAAAAGGGAAGCGCAAAGTCATGAATATTGATATTCATATTGACGAAGGAGCAACTTATGTTTTTGGTGATATTGTATTTAGAGGAAATACAACCTACTCTGATCGTATCTTAGATAATATTTTAGGTATCAAAAAAGGAGATGTGTACAATGAAGAGCTGATTCAAACTCGTTTGAAGTTTGATCGTAACGGTCGAGATATTAGTACGCTTTATATGGACAATGGATACCTGTTTTTTGATGCAACGCCTATCGAAAAAGGTGTTCGAGAAGATTCCGTAGATTTAGAAATTCGTATTTCAGAGGGACCAATTGCTATTATTGCCAATGTGATTATAAAAGGAAATGATCGTACGCACGAGCACGTTATCCGTCGCGAGTTGAGAACGTTGCCAGGCAATAAATTTAGCCGTTCTGATATTATTCGTTCTCAACGAGAGCTAACAGCTTTGAACTATTTTAATCCAGAGAATATTCAAATCAATACGCCTGTCAATCCTCAACGAGGAACGGTAGATATTGAATATATCGTCGAGGAACGTCCATCGGATCAGTTAGAATTGTCTGCTGGATGGGGTGGTGTTGGTCGTGGAGTTATTGGTACACTTGGGGTTACGTTCAATAATTTTTCTTTGAGAAATTTATTAAAACCAGAAGCTTGGAATCCTTTGCCACAAGGTGATGGTCAACGATTGTCTTTGCGTGTTCAGACAAACGGTCGTTTTTATCAGTCGTACAACTTCTCTTTCACAGAACCATGGTTGGGAGGCAAGAAACCAAATGCCTTTACAATTTCTGCTTATCATACGAATTTTAACAATGGATTTAGTCAAGAAAGTTCTGCATTCCAACGCTTGCAAATTACGGGAGCTTCTATTGGTTTAGGAACTCGTTTGCGTTTTCCTGATGATTTCTTTGTGTATCAAATTAGTTTGAATTATCAGAACATGGATTTGTTGCGTCGTTATGATTTTGAAATTCCAACAGGATCATTCCACAACTTGAGTTTGAGCCAAACTATTTCAAGAAACTCTATCGACAATCCAATTTTCCCTCAGAAAGGCTCTAATATTTCATTGACCTTGAAATTGACAATTCCATACTCTTTGTTTGATAATAAATCGGCTTCGGATTATGCGTTGATGGATCCTGCAAAGAAATTTGAATTGTTGGAATACCACAAATGGGATTTCTTGGCAGAGTGGTACGGAAAGATCGTGAAAAACTTTGTAGTAAAAGTTGGTGTTAAAATGGGATTCTTAGGCTTCTACAATCCAAACGTTGGTTTGTCACCATTTGAGCGTTATGAGTTAGGAGGAGATGGAATTTCTAATTTCCAAGGATTGCAAGGAAAAGATATCATTTCTTTGAGAGGATATCGTGATCCTGTAACGGATGTTTCTGCTGCTAATGCACAAGGGGCAGCTATTTATAATAAAATTACAATGGAATTGCGTTACTTGATTTCTCCAAATCCAAGTGCTACTATTTGGGTGTTAGCATTTGCAGAAGCAGGAAACGCTTGGTCAAAATTTGAAGATTATAACCCATTCCAATTAAAACGTTCAGTAGGAGCTGGGGTACGTGTGTTCTTGCCAATGTTTGGAACACTTGGATTTGACTACGGAATAGGTTTTGATAAGCCACATTTGAACGGAAGTACTAAAGTAACTGACTATGGAGCCTTTAATATTGTCCTTGGGTTTGAACCTAAATAA
- a CDS encoding polymer-forming cytoskeletal protein yields MFGAKKENNLPKGKGASSSAHNSLVFGTVITGNLKSKTDIRIDGKLEGNLESEAKVVVGKNALIVGNIVCESILIEGRIEGNITARGCLHIQSAGTVFGDLRTNKLIIEDGAVFDGASIMKKTSSTQTKNGQEGSSSNKKQNVQKAS; encoded by the coding sequence ATGTTTGGAGCAAAAAAAGAAAATAATTTACCTAAAGGAAAAGGAGCTTCTTCATCTGCCCACAATAGCTTGGTATTTGGTACGGTCATTACAGGAAATCTTAAATCAAAAACAGATATAAGAATTGATGGCAAACTAGAAGGCAATTTGGAAAGTGAAGCTAAAGTTGTTGTTGGAAAAAATGCTTTAATTGTTGGCAATATTGTCTGCGAAAGCATTTTAATTGAAGGTAGAATAGAAGGTAATATTACCGCCAGAGGTTGTTTGCACATTCAAAGTGCTGGAACGGTATTCGGTGATTTAAGAACCAATAAGTTAATTATTGAGGACGGAGCTGTGTTTGACGGTGCTTCTATTATGAAAAAAACTTCTTCAACACAAACTAAAAATGGACAAGAAGGATCCTCATCTAACAAAAAGCAAAACGTCCAAAAAGCAAGTTAA